The following coding sequences are from one Primulina eburnea isolate SZY01 chromosome 15, ASM2296580v1, whole genome shotgun sequence window:
- the LOC140815382 gene encoding NAC transcription factor 56-like — protein sequence MESTDSSTGSQQPQLPPGFRFHPTDEELVVHYLKNKAASAPLPVAIIAEVDLYKFDPWELPAKATFGEQEWYFFSPRDRKYPNGARPNRAATSGYWKATGTDKPVLTAGGTQKVGVKKALVFYGGKPPKGMKTNWIMHEYRLTGNKPSNTKPPGYDVASKKGSLRLDDWVLCRIYKKNTAQRPIDQDRDDINDMLGSIPPSISMHVGQQKLQGLFKPTNYASFLENDQQKLYEGASFNDSMNSHLCSSGSKPGPQFPNWVPAGAPNLLPSKRSTLPNLYWNDEEGNVNSPPTKRFIAENCDGSLGRSTDETTNSIATILSQLPQTPSLQQQQQAMLGNLGDGVFRPPQQAYQVSGMNWYS from the exons ATGGAAAGCACCGATTCCTCCACCGGTTCACAGCAGCCTCAGCTGCCGCCGGGGTTCAGATTCCATCCCACCGATGAAGAACTTGTGGTGCACTACCTCAAGAACAAGGCCGCCTCCGCTCCGTTGCCAGTTGCGATTATAGCCGAAGTTGATCTTTATAAATTCGATCCTTGGGAACTTCCAG CAAAGGCAACATTTGGGGAGCAAGAGTGGTATTTTTTCAGTCCCAGGGACAGGAAATATCCCAACGGGGCACGGCCGAATCGGGCGGCCACTTCTGGCTATTGGAAGGCAACTGGGACGGATAAACCGGTGCTGACTGCCGGAGGAACTCAAAAGGTTGGCGTAAAAAAGGCGCTCGTTTTCTATGGAGGGAAGCCACCTAAGGGAATGAAAACTAATTGGATCATGCATGAATACAGGCTCACTGGTAATAAACCCTCCAACACAAAGCCCCCAGGCTACGACGTAGCCAGCAAGAAGGGATCTTTAAgg CTTGATGATTGGGTCTTGTGTCGAATTTATAAAAAGAACACCGCCCAAAGGCCAATAGATCAAGACCGAGACGATATAAACGACATGCTTGGATCAATCCCACCAAGTATCTCAATGCATGTTGGACAGCAGAAGCTACAAGGACTGTTCAAGCCCACAAATTATGCATCATTTCTTGAAAACGATCAGCAAAAATTATACGAAGGGGCATCGTTCAACGATTCTATGAACTCTCATTTATGTTCATCAGGTTCAAAGCCAGGACCACAGTTTCCTAATTGGGTACCAGCTGGAGCCCCAAACCTCCTCCCTTCAAAGAGAAGCACACTTCCAAATTTATACTGGAACGACGAAGAAGGGAACGTGAACTCCCCGCCCACAAAGCGATTTATAGCTGAAAATTGTGATGGAAGCCTCGGAAGATCAACTGATGAAACAACCAACTCTATAGCTACCATTCTTAGCCAGCTGCCGCAGACCCCTTCACTAC